In Ochrobactrum sp. Marseille-Q0166, a single genomic region encodes these proteins:
- a CDS encoding IclR family transcriptional regulator, whose protein sequence is MEQAKAKRGRKAAENAAPSSVQVLDRSLKLLALIAENDGSTLTELAEASQMAPSTVHRLLSSLANHGMVSHDVESGDWTIGVKAFEIGNAFRRFRKLGTLARPYLKSLMETSGETANIGIEDGGDVVFISQIESHAPMRAFYRPGRRGPIHASGIGKAVLSTWSDTQIARMLSGKTLEHFTQRTLDTLPRLLKDIQAIRTRGWSIDDEEHTLGMCCIAAPIFNEYGEAIAGISVSGPAVRLPRQKLDELGPLIRSTADELTRAMGGKRPEEL, encoded by the coding sequence ATGGAACAGGCAAAAGCAAAACGTGGTCGCAAGGCAGCAGAGAATGCAGCGCCCTCATCCGTGCAGGTTCTGGATCGCAGTCTCAAGCTTCTGGCGCTTATTGCCGAAAATGACGGCTCAACGCTGACTGAGCTCGCAGAAGCCAGCCAGATGGCACCTTCGACCGTGCACCGGCTTCTCTCCTCGCTCGCCAATCACGGCATGGTTTCGCATGATGTGGAAAGCGGCGACTGGACCATTGGCGTTAAGGCTTTCGAGATTGGCAATGCTTTTCGCCGTTTCCGCAAGCTTGGCACACTGGCGCGGCCTTATCTTAAATCATTGATGGAAACGAGCGGCGAAACCGCAAATATCGGCATTGAGGATGGCGGCGACGTCGTGTTCATTTCGCAGATTGAAAGTCATGCACCGATGCGTGCTTTCTATCGTCCGGGACGGCGCGGACCGATCCATGCATCCGGCATAGGCAAGGCCGTTCTGTCCACGTGGTCGGATACGCAGATCGCACGCATGCTTTCTGGCAAAACGCTTGAACATTTCACGCAACGCACGCTCGACACCTTGCCCAGATTGCTGAAGGATATTCAGGCAATCCGCACACGCGGCTGGTCGATTGATGATGAAGAACATACCCTCGGCATGTGCTGCATCGCAGCGCCCATTTTCAACGAATATGGCGAAGCGATTGCAGGCATATCTGTCTCGGGACCCGCCGTACGCCTGCCCCGACAAAAGCTTGATGAACTCGGCCCATTGATCCGCTCAACAGCCGATGAGCTGACACGCGCCATGGGCGGCAAGCGACCGGAGGAGCTTTAA
- the hyi gene encoding hydroxypyruvate isomerase: MPRFAANLTMLFNEVPFMDRFALAAKAGFTGVEYLFPYDFNRHELKAALDRHNLAQVLHNMPAGNWSAGERGIAVLPDRIDEFRRGVADAIDYATVLNCSQVNCLAGLAPQGIDPDVLRATFVSNLRLAARELGKHGIRLLIEPINHYDMPGFYLNTVEQAVSIIDEVGSNNLFVQYDLYHQQRTRGELIATYERYKPLIAHIQLADNPGRNEPGTGEINFSYVFEALKAAGYKGWIGCEYKPKTTTEEGLGWFTQKDVERLSA; this comes from the coding sequence ATGCCAAGATTTGCAGCCAATCTGACTATGCTTTTCAATGAAGTGCCATTCATGGATCGCTTCGCGCTGGCCGCCAAAGCCGGTTTCACAGGGGTTGAATATCTCTTTCCCTATGACTTCAACCGCCATGAGCTGAAAGCAGCGCTTGATCGTCATAATCTGGCACAGGTGCTGCATAATATGCCAGCAGGCAACTGGAGCGCAGGTGAGCGCGGCATTGCGGTTCTGCCGGATCGGATTGACGAATTCCGCCGTGGTGTTGCGGATGCAATTGACTATGCCACAGTGCTCAACTGCTCACAGGTCAATTGTCTCGCGGGGCTTGCGCCGCAGGGCATCGATCCTGATGTGCTGCGCGCAACTTTTGTAAGCAATCTGCGGCTTGCCGCAAGGGAATTGGGCAAGCACGGCATCCGTCTGCTGATCGAGCCGATCAATCATTATGATATGCCGGGCTTCTACCTCAATACGGTTGAACAGGCGGTGTCGATCATTGATGAAGTCGGCAGCAACAACCTGTTCGTTCAATATGACCTTTATCATCAGCAGCGCACGCGCGGCGAACTGATCGCGACTTACGAGCGCTACAAACCGCTGATCGCTCATATCCAGCTTGCCGATAATCCGGGTCGTAACGAACCGGGCACGGGTGAAATCAACTTTTCCTATGTGTTCGAGGCGCTGAAAGCGGCTGGCTACAAGGGCTGGATCGGCTGCGAATACAAGCCAAAGACAACCACTGAGGAAGGTCTTGGCTGGTTCACACAAAAGGACGTCGAGCGGTTAAGCGCATAG
- a CDS encoding LysR family transcriptional regulator, which produces MSYLDNLRVFVRVVELGNLSAAGRDQRASPAVASNRIKELEKHLGVRLFNRTTRKLTPTEHGRVFYDGALKILEAVDEAEAAVAELAKNPKGSIRITAPLGLGRRLIASGIPEFHDKYPDIEVRLRLSDHEIDIMSESVDVAFKLGVLENSNLRMRGILNCERVICAAPAYLEKHGTPQSPDELIGAQHDCLLLRFPGSKEYYWSLQTPEGLRKFEVTGPYDSDDGDVLTQWALGGRGIINKPLFEVKEYIRDGRLVPILESTPPAPIQLAAIYPHKRFQDPKVRLIIDFMTERCQRLIREALA; this is translated from the coding sequence ATGTCTTATCTTGATAATCTGCGCGTTTTTGTGCGCGTTGTCGAATTGGGAAACTTGTCTGCGGCAGGGCGCGACCAGCGCGCGTCACCCGCTGTTGCAAGCAATCGAATCAAGGAGTTAGAGAAGCATCTCGGTGTGCGCCTCTTCAACAGAACGACACGCAAACTGACGCCAACCGAGCATGGCCGCGTATTTTATGATGGCGCTTTAAAAATCCTCGAAGCTGTCGATGAAGCCGAAGCAGCTGTTGCAGAATTGGCCAAAAATCCGAAAGGATCGATTCGCATCACTGCCCCTCTGGGACTGGGTCGAAGGCTGATTGCATCGGGAATTCCAGAGTTCCATGACAAATATCCGGACATAGAAGTGCGCCTGCGACTATCTGACCACGAGATCGACATCATGAGTGAAAGCGTTGATGTTGCTTTCAAATTGGGTGTTTTGGAGAATTCCAACCTGCGGATGCGTGGTATTTTAAACTGCGAACGCGTGATCTGCGCAGCCCCGGCATATCTCGAAAAGCATGGTACACCGCAATCCCCCGATGAATTAATCGGCGCTCAACATGATTGTCTGCTGCTGCGTTTTCCCGGCTCAAAAGAATATTACTGGTCGCTACAAACGCCGGAAGGTCTGCGCAAGTTTGAAGTCACCGGGCCGTATGACTCCGACGATGGCGACGTATTGACGCAATGGGCGCTTGGCGGACGCGGAATTATCAACAAGCCGCTGTTTGAAGTGAAGGAATATATCCGCGATGGAAGGCTTGTTCCAATTCTTGAAAGCACACCGCCGGCACCAATCCAGCTTGCTGCGATCTATCCGCACAAGCGGTTTCAGGACCCGAAAGTGCGCCTGATCATCGATTTCATGACGGAGCGCTGCCAGCGTTTGATCCGCGAAGCCCTTGCTTAA
- a CDS encoding urate hydroxylase PuuD, which translates to MYDLAVAWDWLGFAARWLHVVTAIAWIGSSFYFIALDLGLRQRPGLPVGAYGEEWQVHGGGFYHIQKYLVAPAEMPEHLTWFKWESYATWLSGFALLCIVYYAGADLYLVDPNVLDVSAPTAIAISIASLAFGWIAYNTICKLMLGKSDTLLMVILYAILVMMAWGYTHLFTGRAAFLHLGAFTATIMSANVFMVIIPNQKIVVADLIAGRKPDPKYGKIAKQRSTHNNYLTLPVLFLMLSNHYPLAFGTEFNWIIASLVFLMGVTIRHWFNTRHARKGNPTWTWLVTAILFIVIMWLSTVPKILTGEPEEQKVSSLQQSFISDPHFEKVRDTVLGRCAMCHAKEPGWEGIIAPPKGVVLENDREIAAHAREIYLQAGRSHAMPPANVTGVSNEERKLLASWYESATSGAKQQ; encoded by the coding sequence ATGTATGATCTTGCCGTGGCCTGGGACTGGCTGGGCTTTGCAGCGCGGTGGTTACACGTGGTCACTGCCATTGCGTGGATCGGCTCGTCTTTCTATTTCATCGCCTTAGACCTTGGGCTTCGTCAGCGTCCGGGCTTGCCCGTCGGCGCTTATGGCGAAGAATGGCAGGTTCATGGCGGTGGTTTCTATCACATCCAGAAATATCTGGTTGCCCCTGCGGAGATGCCCGAGCATCTGACATGGTTCAAATGGGAATCCTACGCCACATGGCTGTCGGGCTTTGCCTTGCTCTGCATCGTCTATTATGCGGGGGCCGATCTCTATCTGGTCGATCCCAATGTGCTCGATGTATCGGCACCGACGGCGATCGCTATTTCGATTGCTTCGCTGGCTTTTGGCTGGATTGCCTATAACACCATCTGCAAATTGATGCTTGGCAAGAGCGATACGCTCCTGATGGTCATCCTCTACGCGATTTTGGTGATGATGGCCTGGGGTTATACGCACCTGTTTACGGGTCGCGCTGCTTTCCTGCATCTGGGAGCTTTTACCGCAACGATCATGTCCGCCAACGTGTTCATGGTCATCATTCCGAACCAGAAAATCGTGGTGGCTGATCTCATTGCCGGCCGCAAGCCGGACCCGAAATATGGCAAGATCGCCAAACAGCGCTCAACGCATAACAACTATCTGACGCTGCCGGTTCTGTTCCTGATGCTGTCGAACCACTACCCGCTGGCCTTCGGAACCGAATTTAACTGGATCATTGCTTCGCTGGTGTTCCTGATGGGTGTCACGATCCGCCACTGGTTTAATACCCGCCATGCCCGCAAAGGCAATCCGACATGGACATGGCTTGTGACGGCTATCTTGTTCATCGTCATTATGTGGCTTTCGACTGTGCCGAAAATTCTGACCGGAGAGCCGGAAGAACAAAAGGTTTCATCGCTACAGCAGAGCTTCATCTCGGACCCGCACTTTGAAAAAGTGCGGGATACCGTTCTGGGGCGGTGTGCAATGTGCCACGCCAAGGAGCCCGGCTGGGAGGGTATTATTGCACCGCCCAAGGGCGTAGTGCTTGAAAATGATAGGGAAATCGCGGCCCATGCGCGCGAAATCTATTTGCAGGCTGGTCGTTCCCATGCCATGCCGCCTGCCAATGTCACCGGGGTTAGCAATGAGGAGCGCAAGCTTCTCGCGTCCTGGTATGAATCTGCTACGTCTGGAGCAAAGCAACAATGA
- the guaD gene encoding guanine deaminase, whose product MTKFLIRGRVLSFRDEPQSLDDAQSYRYIEDGAVLVENGRIARLGDYADVSAELGEDVQVADHRPHLILPGFIDTHIHYPQTQVVASYAANLLEWLNTYTFVAEQKFADEQHAEFIAERFLDELIRHGTTTAVAYCSVHPQSVDAYFRASQHRNMRMLGGKVMMDRNAPPALCDTAQSGYDDSKQLIARWNGKDRLDYVITPRFAITSTPEQLEASQALAREHPECFIQTHLSENHEEIEFTKSLYPDAPDYLGIYEHYGLLGSKTLLGHSIHLEEREVKVMAETGSVAVFCPTSNLFLGSGLFDRDRLKASGVRMAVATDVGGGTSFSMLRTMDEGYKVLQLRGNRLNPFQSFYMMTLGNARALSMEDKIGTLDEGTEADIVVLDSSATSPMRLRMSAGATLEQELFLLQTLGDDRAIVETYVAGKPLKAELS is encoded by the coding sequence ATGACCAAATTTCTCATCCGTGGCCGCGTGCTCAGTTTCCGTGATGAACCGCAAAGTCTGGATGATGCTCAATCCTATCGCTATATCGAAGACGGCGCCGTGCTTGTCGAAAATGGCCGTATCGCGCGGCTTGGCGATTATGCGGATGTGAGCGCTGAACTGGGCGAGGATGTGCAAGTTGCGGACCATCGCCCGCATCTCATTCTGCCGGGTTTCATCGATACGCATATCCATTATCCGCAGACGCAGGTTGTCGCGTCCTATGCGGCCAATCTTCTCGAATGGCTAAACACCTATACATTCGTGGCAGAACAAAAATTCGCCGATGAGCAGCACGCGGAATTTATCGCTGAGCGCTTTCTGGACGAACTGATCCGCCATGGCACCACCACGGCCGTCGCCTATTGCTCGGTACACCCGCAGAGCGTCGATGCCTACTTCCGCGCGTCGCAGCATCGCAATATGCGTATGCTTGGTGGTAAGGTGATGATGGATCGCAATGCGCCGCCAGCACTCTGCGACACGGCACAATCAGGCTATGATGACAGCAAGCAGCTGATCGCGCGCTGGAATGGCAAGGATCGCCTTGATTATGTGATCACGCCGCGTTTTGCGATTACATCGACGCCAGAACAGCTCGAAGCCAGTCAGGCGCTGGCTCGCGAACATCCTGAATGCTTCATCCAGACCCATCTTTCTGAAAACCACGAAGAGATTGAGTTCACAAAATCGCTTTACCCGGATGCGCCGGATTATCTTGGCATCTACGAACATTATGGTCTGCTTGGAAGCAAGACGTTGCTTGGCCATTCCATTCACCTTGAAGAACGCGAAGTGAAGGTGATGGCGGAAACAGGCTCGGTTGCAGTTTTCTGCCCGACCTCGAACCTTTTTCTCGGGTCCGGCCTTTTCGACCGCGATCGCCTGAAAGCATCAGGCGTACGTATGGCGGTCGCCACCGATGTGGGCGGCGGCACCAGTTTCTCGATGCTGCGCACGATGGACGAGGGCTACAAGGTTCTGCAATTACGCGGCAACCGCCTTAATCCGTTCCAGTCATTCTATATGATGACGCTCGGCAATGCGCGCGCGCTGTCGATGGAAGACAAGATCGGCACGCTCGATGAGGGCACTGAGGCCGATATTGTGGTGCTGGATTCGTCGGCAACATCGCCGATGCGCCTGCGCATGTCTGCCGGTGCAACGCTTGAGCAGGAACTGTTTCTGTTGCAGACGCTTGGCGACGATCGCGCAATCGTCGAGACCTATGTGGCGGGCAAGCCGTTAAAGGCTGAACTTTCTTAA
- the gcl gene encoding glyoxylate carboligase, whose product MARMRAVDAAILVLEKEGINCAFGVPGAAINPFYSAMKVRGSIRHILARHVEGASHMAEGYTRAKQGNIGLCIGTSGPAGTDMITGLYSASADSIPILCVTGQAPRARLDKEDFQAVDIASIAAPVTKWAVTVMEPALVPFVFQKAFHIMRSGRPGPVLIDLPIDVQLAEIEFDIDTYQPMEAYKPSATRAQAEKALAMLNEAERPLIVAGGGIINAGASDLLVEFAEITGIPVIPTLMGWGVIPDDHRLMAGMCGLQTSHRYGNATLLASDMVIGIGNRWANRHTGNVDTYKKGRKFIHVDIEPTQIGRVFAPDFGIVSDAGKALKLLLDVATEWKTAGRLRDWSGWAEECAARKKTMLRKTHFDQTPLKPQRVYEEMNKAFGRDTCYVTTIGLSQIAGAQFLHVYRPRNWINCGQAGPLGWTLPAALGVRAADPDRPIVALSGDYDFQFMIEELAVGAQHKLPYIHVVVNNSYLGLIRQAQRGFNMDFEVSLAFDNINASGDTEKGYGVDHVAVAEGLGCKAIRVRSQNQFAESFERAKALMEEHQVPVVLEFILERVTNISMGADIDQVVEFEELAERGEDAPTAIAVLLD is encoded by the coding sequence ATGGCCAGAATGCGCGCAGTCGATGCAGCCATACTTGTGCTGGAGAAAGAAGGGATCAATTGCGCCTTCGGTGTGCCGGGTGCTGCGATCAACCCATTTTATTCGGCCATGAAGGTGCGGGGTTCTATCCGTCACATTCTTGCGAGACACGTTGAAGGCGCCTCGCACATGGCCGAAGGCTATACGCGCGCAAAGCAAGGCAATATCGGCCTGTGTATCGGAACGTCCGGCCCCGCTGGTACCGATATGATCACCGGCCTCTACTCGGCATCTGCCGATTCAATCCCAATCCTCTGCGTTACAGGTCAGGCCCCACGCGCGCGCCTCGACAAAGAGGACTTTCAGGCAGTCGATATCGCCAGCATCGCAGCACCAGTGACCAAATGGGCGGTTACGGTTATGGAGCCGGCACTGGTGCCTTTTGTTTTCCAGAAGGCGTTTCATATCATGAGGTCGGGTCGTCCCGGCCCGGTGCTGATCGATCTGCCGATTGATGTCCAGCTCGCCGAAATCGAGTTTGACATCGATACATATCAGCCGATGGAGGCGTATAAGCCCTCAGCAACCCGCGCACAGGCCGAGAAGGCTTTGGCCATGTTGAACGAAGCGGAGCGTCCGCTGATTGTTGCAGGCGGTGGCATTATCAATGCGGGAGCTTCCGATCTTCTGGTTGAATTTGCTGAAATTACCGGCATTCCGGTTATCCCGACGCTGATGGGCTGGGGTGTCATTCCTGATGATCACCGCCTGATGGCGGGCATGTGCGGCCTGCAAACATCCCACCGCTACGGAAATGCTACGCTGCTTGCGTCTGACATGGTGATCGGCATCGGCAATCGCTGGGCGAACCGCCATACCGGCAATGTCGATACCTATAAAAAGGGTCGCAAATTCATCCATGTCGATATTGAACCGACCCAGATCGGTCGTGTTTTTGCGCCTGATTTCGGCATTGTCTCTGATGCTGGCAAAGCTCTTAAACTGCTGCTGGATGTGGCCACCGAATGGAAAACCGCAGGCAGGCTGCGCGACTGGTCCGGCTGGGCGGAAGAATGCGCGGCGCGCAAGAAAACCATGTTGCGCAAGACGCATTTCGATCAGACGCCATTGAAACCACAGCGTGTTTATGAGGAGATGAACAAGGCGTTTGGCCGTGACACCTGTTATGTCACGACGATTGGACTGAGCCAGATTGCCGGTGCGCAATTCCTGCATGTCTATCGCCCGCGCAACTGGATCAATTGCGGTCAGGCAGGTCCCTTGGGCTGGACATTGCCAGCGGCACTGGGCGTGCGCGCCGCCGACCCTGATCGTCCGATTGTTGCGCTGTCCGGCGATTATGATTTTCAGTTCATGATTGAGGAACTGGCGGTCGGCGCGCAGCACAAGCTGCCTTACATTCATGTGGTCGTGAACAATTCCTATCTGGGCCTGATCCGTCAGGCACAGCGCGGCTTTAATATGGATTTCGAGGTCAGTCTTGCTTTCGATAACATCAATGCCTCGGGCGACACCGAAAAGGGCTACGGCGTCGATCATGTGGCAGTTGCCGAAGGCCTCGGCTGCAAGGCGATCCGTGTACGAAGCCAGAACCAGTTTGCCGAGAGTTTTGAACGTGCAAAAGCGCTGATGGAAGAGCATCAGGTGCCGGTTGTTCTGGAATTCATCCTTGAGCGTGTTACCAATATTTCCATGGGAGCCGACATTGATCAGGTGGTCGAGTTCGAGGAACTGGCTGAGCGCGGCGAAGATGCACCGACTGCGATTGCCGTATTGTTAGACTAA